In Drosophila nasuta strain 15112-1781.00 chromosome 2R, ASM2355853v1, whole genome shotgun sequence, a single genomic region encodes these proteins:
- the LOC132786006 gene encoding progestin and adipoQ receptor family member 3 isoform X1: protein MAPRPHESLASSQLLADCDLSGAYNRKSAKDADSWLDGQLTADSTTDTSHQFPANEEPNVLGHGPDFDDKHSTFKWLCNFDDAPTHLKFNPYIRRGYRTFLSNKLCLQSIFWWTNETINIWSHLAGCILFIGLTIFDLQFLREHAEFSDQVLVVCLLVCFCLCMLLSAIYHIFSCKSEEHYELFLSVDFLGISLSLVAIYISGMYYAFWCHTFLRTLYSTIALGMFGLAIAVQIPQLNVSMNGKVAVLLLWSAYGILPLGHWAYAMGGLEHELVGLMVPRIVIMYALCLVAFVFYAAKIPERWLNGKVDFVGHSHNWWHLIIVAAFYHWHNTGIVYAEYRLNNSCSGPVLA, encoded by the exons ATGGCTCCACGACCCCACGAAAGTCTTGCGTCGTCGCAGCTTTTAGCTGATTGCGATCTAAGCGGCGCATATAATCGCAAGTCAGCAAAGGACGCGGACAGCTGG CTCGATGGTCAATTAACTGCAGACTCGACCACGGACACCTCGCATCAGTTTCCGGCCAATGAGGAGCCGAATGTTCTTGGACATGGCCCAGATTTTGATGACAAACACTCCACATTCAAATGGCTGTGCAACTTCGATGAT GCGCCAAcccatttgaaatttaatccGTACATTCGTCGCGGATATCGCACATTCCTCTCCAACAAGTTGTGCCTGCAGAGCATATTCTGGTGGACCAATGAGACG ATCAACATCTGGAGCCATTTGGCTGGCTGTATTCTCTTTATTGGATTGACGATCTTTGACTTGCAATTTCTACGCGAACATGCGGAATTCAGTGATCAAGTGCTCGTCGTCTGTTTGCTCGTCTGCTTCTGTCTGTGCATGCTACTCTCGGCTATCTATCACATCTTCTCCTGTAAATCGGAGGAACACTATGAACTATTTCTATCTGTGGACTTTCTGGGCATATCCTTATCCCTAGTGGCGATCTATATCAGCGGCATGTATTACGCCTTTTGGTGTCATACG TTCCTGCGAACTCTGTACTCGACCATTGCCCTGGGCATGTTTGGCTTGGCCATCGCTGTGCAGATTCCTCAGCTGAATGTCTCCATGAATGGCAAagttgctgtgttgttgctgtggtcaGCCTATGGCATTCTTCCGCTGGGACATTGGGCCTATGCAATGGGTGGATTGGAGCATGAACTGGTTGGATTGATGGTGCCACGCATTGTCATCATGTATGCGCTCTGTCTGGTGGCATTTGTGTTTTATGCCGCCAAGATTCCAGAGCGTTGGCTCAATGGCAAAGTCGATTTTGTTGGACATTCGCACAACTGGTGGCATCTGATCATTGTGGCCGCCTTCTATCATTGGCACAACACGGGCATTGTCTATGCCGAGTATCGCTTAAACAACAGTTGCAGTGGGCCGGTGCTAGCTTAG
- the LOC132786006 gene encoding progestin and adipoQ receptor family member 3 isoform X2 encodes METTVITTTTTTTTAELKRNGRNNKKKNLDGQLTADSTTDTSHQFPANEEPNVLGHGPDFDDKHSTFKWLCNFDDAPTHLKFNPYIRRGYRTFLSNKLCLQSIFWWTNETINIWSHLAGCILFIGLTIFDLQFLREHAEFSDQVLVVCLLVCFCLCMLLSAIYHIFSCKSEEHYELFLSVDFLGISLSLVAIYISGMYYAFWCHTFLRTLYSTIALGMFGLAIAVQIPQLNVSMNGKVAVLLLWSAYGILPLGHWAYAMGGLEHELVGLMVPRIVIMYALCLVAFVFYAAKIPERWLNGKVDFVGHSHNWWHLIIVAAFYHWHNTGIVYAEYRLNNSCSGPVLA; translated from the exons ATGGAAACCACAGTtataacaaccacaacaacaacaaccacagccgAATTAAAACGCAATGGGcgcaacaataaaaagaaaaac CTCGATGGTCAATTAACTGCAGACTCGACCACGGACACCTCGCATCAGTTTCCGGCCAATGAGGAGCCGAATGTTCTTGGACATGGCCCAGATTTTGATGACAAACACTCCACATTCAAATGGCTGTGCAACTTCGATGAT GCGCCAAcccatttgaaatttaatccGTACATTCGTCGCGGATATCGCACATTCCTCTCCAACAAGTTGTGCCTGCAGAGCATATTCTGGTGGACCAATGAGACG ATCAACATCTGGAGCCATTTGGCTGGCTGTATTCTCTTTATTGGATTGACGATCTTTGACTTGCAATTTCTACGCGAACATGCGGAATTCAGTGATCAAGTGCTCGTCGTCTGTTTGCTCGTCTGCTTCTGTCTGTGCATGCTACTCTCGGCTATCTATCACATCTTCTCCTGTAAATCGGAGGAACACTATGAACTATTTCTATCTGTGGACTTTCTGGGCATATCCTTATCCCTAGTGGCGATCTATATCAGCGGCATGTATTACGCCTTTTGGTGTCATACG TTCCTGCGAACTCTGTACTCGACCATTGCCCTGGGCATGTTTGGCTTGGCCATCGCTGTGCAGATTCCTCAGCTGAATGTCTCCATGAATGGCAAagttgctgtgttgttgctgtggtcaGCCTATGGCATTCTTCCGCTGGGACATTGGGCCTATGCAATGGGTGGATTGGAGCATGAACTGGTTGGATTGATGGTGCCACGCATTGTCATCATGTATGCGCTCTGTCTGGTGGCATTTGTGTTTTATGCCGCCAAGATTCCAGAGCGTTGGCTCAATGGCAAAGTCGATTTTGTTGGACATTCGCACAACTGGTGGCATCTGATCATTGTGGCCGCCTTCTATCATTGGCACAACACGGGCATTGTCTATGCCGAGTATCGCTTAAACAACAGTTGCAGTGGGCCGGTGCTAGCTTAG
- the LOC132786664 gene encoding ubiquitin-conjugating enzyme E2-17 kDa, which translates to MALKRINKELQDLGRDPPAQCSAGPVGDDLFHWQATIMGPPDSPYQGGVFFLTIHFPTDYPFKPPKVAFTTRIYHPNINSNGSICLDILRSQWSPALTISKVLLSICSLLCDPNPDDPLVPEIARIYKTDREKYNELAREWTRKYAM; encoded by the exons ATGGCGTTAAAAAGAATCAATAAG GAACTGCAAGATCTGGGCAGAGATCCACCTGCACAATGTTCAGCTGGACCAGTTGGAGATGATT TATTTCACTGGCAAGCTACAATAATGGGCCCG CCGGACAGCCCTTACCAAGGAggtgtatttttcttaactATACATTTTCCAACAGACTATCCTTTTAAGCCACCAAAAGTGGCCTTTACAACACGCATATACCATCCAAACATTAACAGCAATGGATCGATTTGCCTCGATATATTAAGATCTCAGTGGTCGCCAGCATTAACTATTTCAAAAG tCTTATTATCAATTTGCTCTCTACTCTGTGATCCCAATCCAGATGATCCGCTTGTTCCAGAGATTGCCAGAATATATAAAACTGATCGGGAAAAATACAATGAGCTGGCACGAGAGTGGACTAGGAAGTATGCTATGTGA